Proteins encoded together in one Planctomyces sp. SH-PL14 window:
- the mnmA gene encoding tRNA 2-thiouridine(34) synthase MnmA yields the protein MRVVLAMSGGVDSSASALLLKEQGHEVIGLFMRSGMTAAAEACRLDDNPLPIIAAKAHKQGCCSASDASDARRVADLLDIPFYALNFQEGFGRIQDYFADEYLAGRTPNPCVKCNIWLKFGKLWDFAQQVDADCIASGHYARLTSVPGESRPGLFRGRDPAKDQSYVLFGIDPELTDRILFPVGDFEKPYIRELAARAGMQVAQKPDSQEICFIPDNDYSAFIERFRGPQETAGELVDTSGAVLGRHDGYQNFTIGQRKGLGVAFGEPRFVVRIEPETRRVVIGTREELGRRTLEADQLNWLIPSPPEEIRATAQIRYQHTPAACVAERIGEDQLRVTFDEPQFGVAPGQAVVLYDGDRVLGGGWIR from the coding sequence GTGCGCGTCGTTTTGGCCATGAGCGGAGGAGTCGACAGTTCCGCCTCGGCGCTGCTGCTCAAGGAGCAGGGGCACGAGGTGATCGGGCTCTTCATGCGCTCCGGCATGACCGCCGCCGCCGAGGCCTGCCGGCTCGACGACAATCCGCTCCCGATCATCGCCGCCAAGGCCCACAAGCAAGGGTGCTGTAGCGCATCCGACGCATCCGACGCCCGCCGCGTCGCCGATCTGCTCGACATCCCGTTCTACGCCCTCAACTTCCAAGAGGGCTTCGGACGGATCCAGGACTACTTTGCCGACGAGTACCTCGCCGGCCGCACGCCGAACCCGTGCGTGAAGTGCAACATCTGGCTCAAGTTCGGCAAGCTGTGGGACTTTGCGCAGCAGGTCGACGCCGACTGCATCGCCAGCGGACATTACGCCCGGCTGACCTCCGTTCCGGGCGAGTCCCGTCCGGGGCTGTTCCGCGGCCGCGATCCCGCGAAGGACCAGTCGTACGTCCTGTTCGGGATCGACCCGGAGTTGACGGACCGGATTCTCTTTCCGGTCGGAGACTTCGAGAAGCCGTACATCCGCGAGCTGGCGGCCCGGGCGGGGATGCAGGTCGCCCAGAAGCCAGACAGCCAGGAGATCTGCTTTATCCCGGACAACGACTATTCCGCCTTCATCGAGCGGTTCCGCGGACCGCAGGAGACGGCGGGGGAACTCGTCGACACGAGCGGCGCCGTCCTGGGACGGCACGACGGCTATCAGAATTTTACGATTGGCCAGCGGAAGGGGCTGGGAGTCGCGTTCGGCGAGCCGCGGTTCGTCGTCCGGATCGAGCCCGAGACCCGCCGGGTTGTGATCGGCACGCGGGAGGAACTCGGCCGCCGGACGCTGGAAGCAGACCAGCTCAACTGGCTGATCCCCTCGCCTCCGGAAGAGATCCGCGCCACGGCTCAGATCCGCTACCAGCACACTCCGGCGGCGTGCGTGGCGGAGCGGATCGGCGAGGACCAGCTCCGCGTCACGTTCGACGAGCCGCAGTTCGGTGTCGCGCCCGGCCAGGCGGTCGTTCTCTATGACGGCGACCGCGTCCTGGGCGGTGGCTGGATTCGATAG
- the hisG gene encoding ATP phosphoribosyltransferase produces the protein MSESILRLGIPAGSLQEATAELFKKAGYRITFASRSYYPQIDDKEIECLLIRAQEMARYVENGILDAGITGYDWVKETNADVHEVCELVFSKVSRRPVRWVLCVPENSPVQTVKDLQGKRIATEAVGLTKQYLAEHGVTAEVEFSWGATEVKPPRLADAIVEVTETGSSLRANNLRIVAEVIQSTTRLIANRKSWDDAWKRRKLENISMMLQSCLAAEGKVALMLNVRRSDLDAVLKQLPSLQGPTVSSLSNPDWVAVNTILDESVVRTIIPNLKQAGATGIVEYQISKIID, from the coding sequence ATGTCCGAAAGTATTCTCCGCCTTGGGATTCCGGCAGGCAGCCTGCAGGAGGCGACCGCCGAACTGTTCAAGAAGGCGGGTTACCGCATCACCTTCGCCTCCCGCTCCTACTACCCGCAGATCGACGACAAGGAGATCGAGTGCCTCCTGATCCGGGCCCAGGAGATGGCCCGGTACGTCGAAAACGGCATTCTCGACGCCGGCATCACCGGCTACGACTGGGTCAAGGAAACCAACGCCGACGTCCACGAAGTCTGCGAGCTGGTCTTTTCCAAGGTGAGCCGCCGCCCGGTCCGCTGGGTCCTGTGCGTTCCCGAGAACTCCCCCGTCCAGACCGTGAAGGATCTCCAGGGGAAGCGGATCGCGACGGAAGCGGTCGGCCTGACGAAGCAGTACCTCGCCGAGCACGGCGTGACCGCGGAAGTCGAGTTCTCCTGGGGGGCGACCGAGGTCAAGCCGCCGCGGCTGGCGGACGCGATCGTCGAAGTGACCGAGACCGGCTCCTCCCTGCGGGCCAACAACCTGCGGATCGTGGCCGAGGTGATCCAGAGCACGACCCGGCTGATCGCCAACCGCAAGTCGTGGGACGACGCGTGGAAGCGTCGGAAGCTGGAGAATATCTCCATGATGCTTCAGTCGTGCCTCGCCGCCGAGGGGAAGGTCGCCCTGATGCTGAACGTCCGTCGCTCCGATCTCGACGCCGTTCTCAAGCAGCTTCCCTCCCTCCAGGGCCCGACGGTCTCGTCGCTCTCCAACCCGGACTGGGTCGCCGTGAATACAATTCTCGACGAGTCGGTCGTCCGGACGATCATCCCCAACCTCAAGCAGGCGGGAGCGACCGGGATCGTCGAGTATCAGATCAGCAAGATTATCGACTAG
- a CDS encoding Do family serine endopeptidase, giving the protein MVKHNLGWVSGLSLGICLGAGAIALSEAKGPPTSPEVAFKGEVLPPVSRSPQTAQNMNMNFREVSDKVLPAVVSIETSTKARVMPAREGVQFEGNEEMLEQFFGGNPQMREMFRQGGPQRRMPAQRGAGSGFIIDADGIVMTNSHVVDGADSVTVHLQDGRVIKAESWINDPRSDVAIVRLAPTGSPLPALKMGDSDTALVGDWCLAVGNPFDIGTTVTAGIISARGRAPSINEREDFIQTDAAINPGNSGGPLVNLNGEVIGINTAISTRSGGYDGVGFAIPGNMARWVAEQLIKDGSVRRAYLGVALQPMTPNLRQSFGVGPNEGALIGEVMPKSPGEKSGLQSGDVILEFAGRKIANQTELQGVVEQCEPGKGYQATVLRDGDKKPMVVKVEQMPSDYTPALAKMAKPVPAEATQNGKLGLSVVALDNEIAEQLGLEGDAHGVVVRNVRGDGPAAAAGLRQGDVVLKVQGQSVSSVEDFQKALDSGSLDKGVRLHVKRGKSAFFTILQNAE; this is encoded by the coding sequence ATGGTGAAACATAACCTCGGCTGGGTCTCCGGCCTCTCGCTGGGAATCTGTCTGGGAGCCGGCGCCATCGCTTTGTCGGAAGCGAAGGGCCCCCCCACCTCCCCCGAAGTCGCCTTCAAGGGGGAAGTCCTCCCCCCGGTCTCGCGCAGCCCGCAGACCGCGCAGAACATGAACATGAACTTCCGTGAGGTCTCCGACAAAGTCCTCCCGGCGGTCGTCTCCATCGAAACCTCCACCAAGGCCCGCGTCATGCCGGCCCGCGAAGGAGTCCAGTTCGAAGGGAACGAAGAAATGCTCGAGCAGTTCTTCGGCGGCAACCCGCAGATGCGGGAGATGTTCCGCCAGGGGGGACCGCAACGCCGCATGCCCGCCCAGCGCGGCGCCGGCTCGGGATTCATCATCGACGCCGACGGCATCGTGATGACCAACAGCCACGTCGTGGACGGCGCGGACTCGGTCACGGTCCACCTCCAGGACGGCCGCGTCATCAAGGCGGAATCGTGGATCAACGACCCGCGCTCCGACGTCGCTATCGTCCGCCTCGCCCCGACGGGGAGTCCGCTCCCCGCCCTCAAGATGGGAGACAGCGATACGGCCCTCGTCGGTGACTGGTGCCTCGCGGTCGGGAACCCGTTCGACATCGGAACGACGGTCACGGCCGGGATCATCAGTGCCCGCGGCCGGGCTCCTTCGATCAACGAGCGGGAAGACTTCATCCAGACCGACGCGGCCATCAACCCGGGCAACAGCGGCGGCCCGCTCGTGAACCTCAACGGGGAAGTGATCGGCATCAACACCGCCATCTCGACCCGCAGCGGCGGATACGACGGCGTCGGCTTCGCCATCCCGGGGAACATGGCCCGCTGGGTCGCCGAGCAACTCATCAAGGACGGCTCGGTCCGCCGGGCCTACCTCGGTGTCGCCCTGCAGCCGATGACTCCGAACCTCCGCCAGAGCTTCGGCGTCGGTCCCAACGAAGGGGCCCTGATCGGCGAAGTCATGCCGAAGTCGCCTGGGGAAAAGTCCGGCCTGCAGTCGGGCGACGTGATCCTGGAATTCGCCGGTCGCAAGATCGCGAACCAGACCGAGCTCCAGGGGGTCGTCGAGCAGTGCGAGCCGGGCAAGGGATACCAGGCGACCGTCCTCCGCGACGGTGACAAGAAGCCGATGGTCGTGAAGGTCGAGCAGATGCCGTCCGACTACACCCCGGCCCTCGCCAAGATGGCCAAGCCCGTCCCGGCGGAAGCGACCCAGAACGGGAAGCTCGGCCTGTCGGTCGTGGCTCTCGACAACGAGATCGCCGAGCAGCTCGGCCTCGAAGGAGATGCCCACGGCGTCGTCGTCCGCAACGTGCGGGGCGATGGCCCGGCCGCCGCGGCCGGTCTGCGGCAGGGGGACGTGGTCCTGAAGGTGCAGGGACAGTCGGTCTCCTCGGTCGAGGACTTCCAGAAGGCCCTCGACTCCGGTTCGCTCGATAAGGGTGTCCGGCTGCACGTGAAGCGGGGCAAGTCCGCCTTCTTCACGATCCTGCAGAACGCCGAGTAA